A genomic stretch from Halococcus saccharolyticus DSM 5350 includes:
- a CDS encoding BCCT family transporter, producing MGVWHVLGLDEADWGETGLFFVTIGVLVALVTVGLVNPSLLTSTLNGAYDWVLHNFGWWFMLLGGVMIVFGLFMTFSRYGKIRIGGEDAEPEFGLYSWIAMVFTVGFGSSIVVWGVGEPVQIVNNPPPQPFPVGGAALKPLALAFMFLHESFPGMAMWYIPVTLSFALMIYTQSVSEYKLSSMLDVVFDREEHGWLYWLVDLSALVAMVGGIATSLGFTAQQLATILDTVYGLQATTLTYGLFALIGLVFLGDVWLGLRSGIQNAARLTMVFMALAAAMLLVVGPTLFTLNLTLDATGIWLNNLPRLMFYAAPTSGGSWPQQWTSFWWAWWVAWGLFVGSFVARVSKGRTIRETFVALVVVPSGLVWAQHGIIGGWVLSPEYFGPVSDALAANDIPAAVATAISITPYGNVLGVLLVLVMVGYILTTLDSAVFMLSAITLGDENPNARNRAWWGVLLAFLGVMTLRLPAFSAMQSFSPVMALPFTLYFLVLVYGSYITARDYYREELAMPDEEPFFSFTTRTESTTGDEPTGGDGYTTDGGVGTENDD from the coding sequence ATGGGAGTGTGGCACGTACTCGGCCTCGACGAGGCCGATTGGGGCGAAACCGGGCTGTTCTTCGTGACGATCGGGGTGTTGGTGGCGCTCGTAACTGTGGGCCTCGTGAACCCGTCGCTGTTGACCAGCACGCTGAACGGCGCGTACGACTGGGTGTTGCACAACTTCGGGTGGTGGTTCATGCTGCTCGGCGGCGTCATGATCGTCTTCGGCCTGTTCATGACGTTCTCGCGGTACGGCAAGATCCGCATCGGCGGCGAGGACGCCGAACCCGAGTTCGGACTCTACTCGTGGATCGCGATGGTGTTCACCGTGGGCTTTGGCAGCTCTATCGTCGTCTGGGGCGTCGGCGAGCCGGTCCAGATCGTGAACAACCCGCCGCCGCAGCCGTTCCCGGTCGGCGGAGCCGCGCTCAAACCGCTCGCGCTCGCGTTCATGTTTCTCCACGAGTCGTTCCCGGGGATGGCGATGTGGTACATCCCCGTGACGCTCTCCTTCGCCCTGATGATCTACACCCAGTCGGTCTCGGAGTACAAGCTCAGTTCGATGCTCGACGTGGTGTTCGATCGAGAGGAGCACGGCTGGCTCTACTGGCTCGTCGATCTCTCGGCGCTCGTGGCGATGGTCGGCGGCATCGCCACGTCGCTCGGTTTCACCGCCCAACAGCTCGCGACGATCCTCGATACCGTCTATGGGTTGCAGGCGACGACTCTGACCTACGGGCTGTTCGCTCTCATCGGGCTGGTCTTCCTCGGCGATGTCTGGCTCGGCCTCCGCAGCGGGATCCAGAACGCGGCCCGGCTGACGATGGTGTTCATGGCGCTCGCGGCCGCAATGCTCCTGGTCGTCGGCCCGACGCTGTTCACCCTCAACCTCACGCTCGATGCGACGGGAATCTGGCTCAACAACCTCCCGCGGCTGATGTTTTACGCCGCACCGACCAGCGGCGGGAGCTGGCCACAGCAGTGGACGAGCTTCTGGTGGGCGTGGTGGGTCGCGTGGGGGCTGTTCGTCGGGAGCTTCGTCGCCCGCGTCTCGAAGGGTCGCACCATCCGCGAGACGTTCGTCGCACTGGTCGTCGTTCCTTCGGGGCTGGTCTGGGCCCAACACGGTATCATCGGTGGCTGGGTGCTCTCACCGGAGTACTTCGGTCCCGTCAGCGACGCCCTCGCCGCGAACGACATCCCGGCGGCCGTCGCCACCGCCATCAGTATCACGCCGTACGGCAACGTGCTCGGCGTCCTGCTCGTGCTCGTGATGGTGGGGTACATCCTCACGACGCTCGATTCGGCGGTGTTCATGCTGTCGGCGATCACGCTCGGTGACGAGAACCCGAACGCGCGCAACCGGGCGTGGTGGGGCGTGTTGCTCGCCTTCCTCGGCGTCATGACGCTTCGACTCCCGGCGTTCAGCGCGATGCAGTCGTTCTCGCCAGTGATGGCGCTGCCGTTCACGCTGTACTTCCTCGTCTTGGTGTACGGGAGCTACATCACCGCGCGGGACTACTACCGCGAAGAGCTCGCCATGCCCGACGAGGAACCGTTCTTCAGTTTCACCACCCGAACGGAGTCCACGACCGGGGACGAACCGACCGGCGGCGATGGCTATACTACCGACGGCGGCGTGGGAACAGAAAACGACGACTGA
- the msrA gene encoding peptide-methionine (S)-S-oxide reductase MsrA → MANETERATLAGGCFWCIEAPMEELDGVLDVTSGYAGGHTENPTYREVCSGDTGHAEVVQVEYDPERIAYEDLLDVFFTVHDPTQLNRQGPDVGTQYRSAIFTHDEGQHETAETYIDALDAEGGYDDPVVTEIESLEVFYEASEEHQNYYEKNPDDAYCSFHAQPKIEKVREKFTEKIA, encoded by the coding sequence ATGGCAAACGAAACGGAGCGAGCCACGCTCGCTGGCGGCTGTTTCTGGTGTATCGAGGCCCCGATGGAGGAACTCGACGGCGTGCTCGACGTGACCTCGGGCTACGCGGGCGGCCACACCGAAAATCCGACGTATCGGGAGGTCTGCTCGGGTGACACGGGTCACGCCGAGGTCGTCCAAGTGGAGTACGATCCCGAGCGTATCGCGTACGAGGACCTGCTCGACGTGTTCTTCACCGTCCACGACCCGACACAGCTGAATCGGCAGGGCCCGGACGTCGGCACCCAGTACCGATCGGCGATCTTCACCCACGACGAAGGACAGCACGAAACGGCCGAGACGTACATCGACGCGCTCGACGCCGAGGGCGGGTACGACGATCCGGTCGTGACCGAGATCGAATCACTGGAGGTGTTCTACGAAGCGAGCGAGGAACACCAGAACTACTACGAGAAGAACCCCGACGACGCCTACTGTTCGTTCCACGCCCAGCCGAAAATCGAGAAGGTCCGCGAGAAGTTCACCGAGAAGATCGCCTGA
- a CDS encoding TIGR04024 family LLM class F420-dependent oxidoreductase, translated as MTDAAADREVFLPVAAQPSVDALCEQAVRAEERGYDRAWLPETWGRDAVTVLTSIAHRTDEIGIGTSIAPIYSRSPALLGQTAATLQEVSGGRFRLGLGPSGPAVIENWHGVDYGNPLRCTRETVEIVKQVLSGEPVEYDGEYFDLSGFRLRCEPPSPPPAVDAAGMGPKAVELAGRFADGWHALMVTREGVRDRLADLERGADLADRDPDDVRTTLSLTCAALDDRERARESVRQHVAFYVGGMGTFYRDSLSRVGHEETANEIYDNWQDDDRAAALAAIDDDLLDSLAVAGTPAEARERFEKFATIDGVDAVSVSFPRDATREEIDATIETLAP; from the coding sequence ATGACCGACGCCGCCGCGGACCGCGAGGTGTTCTTGCCGGTGGCGGCCCAGCCGAGCGTCGACGCGCTCTGTGAGCAAGCCGTCCGGGCCGAGGAACGAGGCTACGACCGCGCGTGGCTCCCCGAAACGTGGGGTCGGGACGCCGTGACAGTACTAACGAGCATCGCCCACCGGACCGACGAGATCGGGATCGGGACCTCGATCGCCCCGATCTACTCGCGTTCGCCCGCGCTGCTCGGCCAGACCGCCGCCACGCTCCAGGAGGTCTCAGGGGGGCGGTTCCGGCTCGGGCTCGGCCCGTCAGGTCCCGCAGTAATCGAGAACTGGCACGGCGTTGACTACGGCAACCCGCTCCGGTGCACGCGCGAGACGGTCGAGATCGTGAAGCAGGTCCTCTCGGGCGAACCCGTCGAGTACGACGGCGAGTACTTCGATCTCTCGGGCTTTCGCCTGCGGTGTGAGCCACCCTCGCCGCCGCCCGCGGTCGATGCGGCCGGGATGGGGCCCAAGGCCGTGGAGCTCGCCGGCCGGTTCGCCGACGGCTGGCACGCGCTGATGGTCACCAGAGAGGGCGTCCGCGATCGCCTGGCGGACCTCGAACGCGGGGCCGACCTCGCCGACCGAGATCCCGACGACGTGCGAACGACACTCTCGCTGACCTGCGCGGCGCTCGACGACCGCGAACGCGCCCGCGAGTCCGTCCGCCAGCACGTCGCCTTCTACGTTGGCGGGATGGGAACGTTCTACCGCGACAGCCTCTCCCGTGTCGGCCACGAGGAAACCGCCAACGAAATCTACGACAACTGGCAGGACGACGACCGCGCGGCGGCGCTCGCGGCTATCGACGACGACCTGCTCGATTCGCTCGCGGTCGCCGGGACGCCCGCGGAAGCCCGCGAGCGCTTCGAGAAATTCGCCACGATCGACGGCGTCGACGCGGTGTCCGTCTCGTTCCCGCGGGACGCGACGAGGGAGGAAATCGACGCGACCATCGAAACGCTCGCTCCCTGA
- a CDS encoding SDR family NAD(P)-dependent oxidoreductase, whose translation MTTDQFSVDGDTAIVTGASSGIGRTIAERFAADGADVVICSREQDNVDPVAEGINDADGGRAVAVECDVRDRESVEALVDATVGEFDGLDTLVSNAGASFMANFEEISENGWKTIVDINLHGTYHCAQAAGEVMREDDGGTIVNFASVAGQLGAPYMSHYAAAKAGIVNLTSTLGFEWADDGVRVNCIAPGFVATPGVASQMGVTADEIDRNDVDRRIGTSEEIADITQFLASPASSYIVGETLTARGVPDIMESTPEA comes from the coding sequence GTGACGACCGACCAGTTCAGCGTCGACGGCGACACCGCGATCGTCACGGGTGCGTCGAGCGGGATCGGACGGACGATCGCCGAGCGGTTCGCCGCCGACGGCGCGGACGTCGTGATCTGCTCGCGCGAGCAGGACAACGTCGATCCGGTCGCCGAGGGGATCAACGACGCCGACGGGGGCCGCGCGGTCGCGGTCGAGTGCGACGTGCGCGACCGCGAGTCGGTCGAGGCGCTGGTCGACGCCACAGTCGGGGAGTTCGACGGGCTCGACACGCTGGTGAGCAACGCGGGCGCGAGCTTCATGGCGAACTTCGAGGAGATCTCCGAGAACGGCTGGAAGACCATCGTGGACATCAATCTCCACGGGACCTACCACTGCGCCCAGGCCGCAGGCGAAGTGATGCGCGAGGACGACGGCGGCACGATCGTCAACTTCGCGAGCGTCGCGGGCCAGCTCGGCGCGCCCTACATGAGCCACTACGCCGCCGCGAAGGCGGGAATCGTCAACCTCACGTCGACGCTCGGATTCGAGTGGGCCGACGACGGCGTTCGGGTCAACTGCATCGCGCCAGGCTTCGTCGCCACGCCAGGCGTCGCCAGCCAGATGGGCGTCACCGCCGACGAGATCGATCGGAACGACGTCGACCGCCGGATCGGCACGAGCGAGGAGATCGCCGATATCACGCAGTTCCTCGCGAGCCCCGCCTCATCGTACATCGTGGGCGAGACGCTCACCGCACGCGGTGTGCCGGACATCATGGAGTCCACCCCCGAGGCATGA